GTCTGGGCGATTTGGGTATCACCGTAGGCTTGGTGGTATCCGTCATCGTCAAAATCGTGATTATCCTGATTCCGCTGATTCTGACCGTTGCCTACCTGACGTATTTCGAACGTAAAGTCATCGGCTTTATGCAGCTTCGTGTCGGCCCGAACGTGACCGGCCCGTGGGGTCTGATTCAGCCGTTTGCCGACGTGTTCAAACTCTTGTTTAAAGAGGTAACCCGTCCGAAGCTGTCAAACAAAGCCCTGTTCTACATCGGCCCGATTATGTCGCTTGCTCCGTCTTTCGCGGCGTGGGCAGTGATTCCGTTCAACGAAGAATGGGTGCTGACCAACATCAATATCGGCCTTTTGTACATCCTGATGATTACCTCGCTGTCGGTTTACGGCGTGATCATCGCGGGCTGGGCTTCCAACTCCAAATATTCGTTCTTGGGTGCAATGCGTGCTTCCGCACAAAGCATTTCCTACGAGATTGCCATGAGTGCCGCGCTGGTGTGCGTCGTGATGGTATCGGGCAGCATGAACTTCTCCGACATCGTTGCCGCACAAGCCAAAGGTATTGCCGGCGGTTCGGTATTCTCTTGGAACTGGCTGCCGCTCTTCCCTATCTTTATCGTCTATCTGATTTCCGCCGTTGCCGAAACCAACCGCGCGCCGTTTGACGTAGCAGAGGGTGAATCTGAAATCGTTGCCGGTCACCACGTTGAATACTCCGGCTTCGCATTCGCGCTGTTCTTCCTTGCCGAATACATTTTCATGATTCTGATTGCCGCGCTGACCTCGCTAATGTTCCTCGGTGGCTGGTTGTCTCCGTTCCCGCAAAGCTGGGGCTTTATTGGTACGCCTTCCGCCTTCTGGATGTTCGTGAAAATGGCGGCGGTTCTGTACTGGTACCTGTGGATCCGTGCAACTTTCCCACGCTACCGCTACGACCAAATCATGCGTTTGGGCTGGAAAGTGCTGATTCCGATCGGCTTCGCCTACATCGTGATTTTGGGCGTGTGGATGATTTCACCGCTGAATTTGTGGAAATAAGTTTCAGACGGCATCTTGAGGCCGTCTGAACAAAGCGATTTTGAATACCTAACGAAATCCCTGTTTTGAGGGAACATAATATGGCTAACTTAGTAAAAACCTTTCTGCTTGGCGAATTGGTAAAAGGCTTGGGCGTAACGCTCAAAAACTTTTTTGCCCGCAAAGACACAATTTATTTCCCCGAAGAGAAAACGCCGCAATCCGTGCGTTTCCGCGGTTTGCACGCGCAACGCCGTTATCCGAACGGCGAAGAGCGCTGTATTGCGTGTAAATTGTGCGAGGCAGTTTGTCCGGCAATGGCGATTAACATCGAATCGGAAGAACGCGAAGACGGCACCCGCCGCACCAAGCGTTACGACATCGACCTGACCAAGTGCATCTTCTGCGGTTTCTGCGAAGAAGCCTGCCCAACCGATGCGATTGTGGAAACCCATATTTTTGAATACCACGGCGAGAAAAAAGGCGACTTGCACATGACCAAGCCGATTCTTTTGGCCATTGGCGACAAATACGAAGCTGAAATCGCCAAACGCAAAGCCGCTGACGCGCCGTATCGTTAAGGAGCAGACGAATGACTTTTTCCGCGATTCTGTTCTATATTCTTGCCGCCATCGTTTTGTACGGTGCGGTTCGTACCGTTACCGCTAAAAACCCTGTACATGCCGCTTTGCATCTGGTGCTGACCTTCTGCGTGAGCGCGATGATTTGGATGCTGATGCAGGCCGAATTCTTGGGCGTGACGCTGGTGGTGGTTTACGTCGGCGCCGTGATGGTGTTGTTCCTGTTCGTCGTGATGATGTTGAACATCGACATTGAAGAAATGCGCGCCGGTTTCTGGCGTCATGCGCCTGTTGCCGGAGTGGTCGGCACATTGTTGGCGGTTGCCCTGATCCTGATTCTGGTCAACCCGAAAACCGACCTGGCCGCATTTGGTTTGATGAAAGACATTCCCGCCGATTACAACAATATCCGCGATTTGGGCAGCCGTATTTATACCGACTACCTGTTGCCGTTTGAATTGGCGGCGGTATTGCTGCTGTTGGGCATGGTGGCCGCGATTGCGCTGGTTCACCGTAAAACCACCAATCCGAAACGTATGGATCCAGCCGACCAAGTTAAAGTACGCGCCGACCAAGGCCGTATGCGTCTGGTGAAAATGGAAGCGGTCAAACCGCAAGTCGAATCTCTCGAAGAAAACGAAGTTTCAGACGACCTCAAACCGAAAGAGGAGGGCAAAGCATGATTACCTTGACGCATTATCTGGTATTGGGCGCGCTCCTGTTCGGTATCAGCGCGATGGGCATCTTTATGAACCGCAAAAACGTGCTGGTATTGCTGATGTCTATCGAGCTGATGCTTTTGGCGGTGAACTTCAACTTTATCGCCTTCTCGCAATATTTGGGCGATACTGCCGGACAAATTTTCGTATTCTTCGTACTGACCGTTGCCGCCGCCGAATCTGCCATCGGTTTGGCGATTATGGTGCTGGTGTACCGCAACCGACAAACAATCAACGTTGCCGATTTGGATGAGTTGAAAGGGTAATCATGAACGATATGACTTTATATTTGATAATTGCCCTTGTTCCGTTGGCAGGCTCGCTGATTGCGGGTTTGTTCGGCAACAAAATCGGTCGTGCCGGCGCGCATACCGTGACGATACTCGGTGTCGCTGTATCTGCCGTGCTGTCGGCTTATGTGCTGTGGGGCTTTATTGACGGCAGCCGCGCCAAGTTTGACGAAAACGTCTATACCTGGCTGACAATGGGCGGCTTGGATTTTTCCGTCGGCTTCTTGGTCGATACGATGACGGCGATGATGATGGTCGTGGTTACCGGCGTATCGCTGATGGTACATATTTATACCATCGGCTATATGCACGATGAAAAAGTCGGCTACCAACGCTTCTTCAGCTACATTTCTTTGTTTACTTTCAGCATGTTAATGCTGATTATGAGCAACAACTTCATCCAGCTCTTCTTCGGCTGGGAAGCTGTGGGCTTGGTGTCGTATCTCTTGATCGGTTTCTATTTCAAACGTCCGAGCGCGACTTTTGCCAACCTGAAAGCCTTTTTGATCAACCGTGTCGGCGACTTCGGCTTTTTGCTCGGTATCGGTTTGGTGCTTGCCTATTTCGGCGGCAGCTTGCGTTATCAAGATGTATTCGCTTATCTGCCTAATGTTCAGACGGCCACTATCCAATTGTTCCCCGGTGTGGAATGGTCTTTGATTACCGTAACCTGTTTGCTTCTGTTTGTCGGTGCGATGGGTAAATCGGCACAATTCCCGCTGCACGTCTGGCTGCCTGATTCGATGGAAGGCCCGACCCCGATTTCTGCATTGATTCACGCTGCAACCATGGTTACCGCCGGTCTGTTCATGGTATCGCGTATGTCGCCGATTTATGAGATGAGCAGCACTGCGCTGTCAGTCATTATGGTGATCGGTGCGATTACCGCCCTGTTTATGGGCTTCTTGGGTGTGATTCAAAACGACATCAAACGCGTGGTTGCGTATTCCACACTGTCGCAACTGGGCTACATGACCGTGGCTCTGGGCGCGTCTGCCTATTCCGTGGCGATGTTCCACGTCATGACCCACGCCTTCTTTAAAGCCTTGTTATTCTTGGCCGCAGGTAGCGCGATTATCGGTATGCACCACGACCAAGACATGCGCCACATGGGCAACCTGAAAAAATACATGCCGATTACTTGGCTGACCATGCTGATCGGTAACTTGTCGCTGATTGGTACGCCGTTCTTCTCCGGCTTCTATTCCAAAGATTCGATTATCGAAGCAGCGAAATATAGCACCTTACCGGGCAGCGGCTTTGCTTATTTTGCCGTCCTTGCCAGTGTGTTCGTTACCGCGTTCTACGCGTTCCGCCAATACTTTATGGTGTTCCACGGCGAAGAGAAATGGCGCAGCCTGCCTGAACATCATGACGATCATCATGGTGAAGAGCATCACGGCTTGGGCAAAAACGACAATCCGCACGAAAGCCCGCTGGTTGTTACCCTGCCTTTGATTTTGCTTGCGATTCCGTCCGTCATCATCGGCTACGTTGCCATCGAGCCTATGCTTTACGGCGATTTCTTCAAAGACGTGATTTTTGTTAATGCCGACGTGCATCCGACCATGCACATCATGAAGGAAGAGTTCCACGGCGCATTGGCAATGGTGTCGCATAGCCTGTATTCGCCTGTACTTTACCTTGCTATCGCAGGTGTATTGAGCGCATGGCTCCTGTACGTCAAACTGCCGCACCTGCCTGCGAAAATTGCACAGGCGTTCCGTCCGATTTACGTTTTGTTTGAAAACAAATACTACCTTGACGCCCTGTATTTCAACGTTTTTGCCAAAGGCACGCGCGCATTGGGTACTTTCTTCTGGAAAGTCGGCGATACCGCCATTATTGACAACGGTATTGTCAACGGCTCCGCCAAACTGGTCGGCGCGATTGCCGCGCAAGTGCGTAAAGCCCAAACCGGATTTATCTACACCTACGCCGCTGCTATGGTATTCGGCGTATTGGTACTGCTCGGCATGACTTTCTGGGGATTGTTCCGATAAGAATAAGGTTTCAGACGGCCTTAAACCTCAAGGCCGTCTGAAACGAAGAAATATCCACATAAACACATTTTTATTTTAACCACAGGTTAACCACTATGTTTTCCAACTACCTACTCAGCTTGGCAATATGGATACCCATCGCCGCAGGTGTGCTGGTTTTGGCGACCGGTAAAGACAGCCGTGCGCCGCTGGCGCGTGTGCTTGCCTTCATGGGTGCGCTTGCCGGTTTCTTGGTAACGCTGCCCCTGTTTACTGGTTTCGACCGTTTGAGCGGCGGCTATCAATTTACCGAGTTCCACGAGTGGATTCCGCTTCTG
Above is a genomic segment from Neisseria subflava containing:
- the nuoI gene encoding NADH-quinone oxidoreductase subunit NuoI encodes the protein MANLVKTFLLGELVKGLGVTLKNFFARKDTIYFPEEKTPQSVRFRGLHAQRRYPNGEERCIACKLCEAVCPAMAINIESEEREDGTRRTKRYDIDLTKCIFCGFCEEACPTDAIVETHIFEYHGEKKGDLHMTKPILLAIGDKYEAEIAKRKAADAPYR
- the nuoH gene encoding NADH-quinone oxidoreductase subunit NuoH, which encodes MQEWFQNLFAATLGLGDLGITVGLVVSVIVKIVIILIPLILTVAYLTYFERKVIGFMQLRVGPNVTGPWGLIQPFADVFKLLFKEVTRPKLSNKALFYIGPIMSLAPSFAAWAVIPFNEEWVLTNINIGLLYILMITSLSVYGVIIAGWASNSKYSFLGAMRASAQSISYEIAMSAALVCVVMVSGSMNFSDIVAAQAKGIAGGSVFSWNWLPLFPIFIVYLISAVAETNRAPFDVAEGESEIVAGHHVEYSGFAFALFFLAEYIFMILIAALTSLMFLGGWLSPFPQSWGFIGTPSAFWMFVKMAAVLYWYLWIRATFPRYRYDQIMRLGWKVLIPIGFAYIVILGVWMISPLNLWK
- the nuoK gene encoding NADH-quinone oxidoreductase subunit NuoK; the encoded protein is MITLTHYLVLGALLFGISAMGIFMNRKNVLVLLMSIELMLLAVNFNFIAFSQYLGDTAGQIFVFFVLTVAAAESAIGLAIMVLVYRNRQTINVADLDELKG
- the nuoL gene encoding NADH-quinone oxidoreductase subunit L, with amino-acid sequence MNDMTLYLIIALVPLAGSLIAGLFGNKIGRAGAHTVTILGVAVSAVLSAYVLWGFIDGSRAKFDENVYTWLTMGGLDFSVGFLVDTMTAMMMVVVTGVSLMVHIYTIGYMHDEKVGYQRFFSYISLFTFSMLMLIMSNNFIQLFFGWEAVGLVSYLLIGFYFKRPSATFANLKAFLINRVGDFGFLLGIGLVLAYFGGSLRYQDVFAYLPNVQTATIQLFPGVEWSLITVTCLLLFVGAMGKSAQFPLHVWLPDSMEGPTPISALIHAATMVTAGLFMVSRMSPIYEMSSTALSVIMVIGAITALFMGFLGVIQNDIKRVVAYSTLSQLGYMTVALGASAYSVAMFHVMTHAFFKALLFLAAGSAIIGMHHDQDMRHMGNLKKYMPITWLTMLIGNLSLIGTPFFSGFYSKDSIIEAAKYSTLPGSGFAYFAVLASVFVTAFYAFRQYFMVFHGEEKWRSLPEHHDDHHGEEHHGLGKNDNPHESPLVVTLPLILLAIPSVIIGYVAIEPMLYGDFFKDVIFVNADVHPTMHIMKEEFHGALAMVSHSLYSPVLYLAIAGVLSAWLLYVKLPHLPAKIAQAFRPIYVLFENKYYLDALYFNVFAKGTRALGTFFWKVGDTAIIDNGIVNGSAKLVGAIAAQVRKAQTGFIYTYAAAMVFGVLVLLGMTFWGLFR
- a CDS encoding NADH-quinone oxidoreductase subunit J, whose amino-acid sequence is MTFSAILFYILAAIVLYGAVRTVTAKNPVHAALHLVLTFCVSAMIWMLMQAEFLGVTLVVVYVGAVMVLFLFVVMMLNIDIEEMRAGFWRHAPVAGVVGTLLAVALILILVNPKTDLAAFGLMKDIPADYNNIRDLGSRIYTDYLLPFELAAVLLLLGMVAAIALVHRKTTNPKRMDPADQVKVRADQGRMRLVKMEAVKPQVESLEENEVSDDLKPKEEGKA